From the genome of Leptolyngbyaceae cyanobacterium:
AGTTAAATGAAGCTCAAGATACCATAGTGGATGCCAAATTTGAGGGAGAAGGCTGTGCGATTTCGATGGCTTCTGCTGATTTGATGGCTGATGCTTTGCGAGGGAAAAGTGTCACCCAAGCTTTAGAAATGGTGGAATGCTTCCAGGGGATGATGAAGGGAGAAGCGGAGTTCCCCAAGGAAATGCGGAAGTTGAACGTGATGCAAGGGGTTGCCCAGTTTCCCGTGCGAATTAAATGTGCTAACCTGACATGGCACGCTCTCAAGGCTGCCCTACAATCTGCTAATAGTAAGCAGCCAGATGAGTTCGTCAGCAACGAATAAAAAAAGAAGCTTAACTTGTTATGATCTCAACCGCTGAGTTTTTTCAAGCCTCCCAGTGGGCAGGTATTGCTACGGTAGGTTTTGCTGCCTTAGCAGTTTTGGGATTTGTTTTGAAATGGGGTATCCGATTTAGGCTAGTCGGTGTAACTGGCTTTATGGGTGTCCTGACGGGTGGTTTATTTGCTTTGGGACTGGGACTGTTTACCCACACTACTATTCCTGGTGCGGTTCATTATTCGGTAATCTATGATAATGGGGCAAGTTTAGCTGCGATCGCAATTCCTGCCAACATTACCGACACAGAATTAGATGCTACTCTCCGTCAAGCAGCAGCCGATTTGTTTTCTTACGGTCGCTTGGGTCAGCCCGGTAACCAGTTGACGATTCGCGCTCGTGCTATTACCCATCCTAAACCAGGAGTATCAAAACCTCTGTATTTGGGAGAAGCAACGCAAGCGCTTGGTAATCGCGATCGTCAGGATTTAGCAATTAAAATTTATCAGGAAAACCTTGCCCAATTGCCAAAACCTACCGCTTAGTCTGTAGGGAATGGGGGAGGGGAAAGGGAAAGGGAAAGGGAAGAAAGACAGGTAACTTATTTTCTTTTCCAAACTTTTCCTTCTTGGGTTAATAGACCATAAAATAATAAATTGAACAATATCTGGTTTTAACATGAACGATAATTTTCTGCCCATTGCTTACTTTCAAAATAAATTTGTTCCTTTTGAAGATGCTAAAATTTCCATTGCTACCCATGCTTTACATTATGGAACGGGGGCTTTTGGTGGTTTAAGAGGTATCCCAGATCCGCAAAATCCCCAACAAATATTGTTGTTTAGGTTAGACCGCCATTGTAAAAGATTAAGCGATAGCGCTAAATACCTACGTCTTGATTTACCAGCCGAGAAAATTCAACAAATTATCGTAGATTTTGTTAAAAAAAATCAGCCCCAAAAATCTTTTTATATTAGACCTTTTGTATATACATCTGATTTAGGAATTGCGCCTAGACTTCATAAAATCGAAAAAGATTTCTTCGTCTATGGATTAGAGCTAGGCGATTACTTGTCGGCGGAAGGAGTTAGCTGTCGCATTAGTTCTTGGTATCGCCAAGAAGACCGCAGCTTTCCTTTGAGAGGGAAAATCAGCGGTGCTTATATTACTTCTTCCTTAGCCAAAACAGAAGCGGTAGATTCCGGATTTGATGAAGCTATTTTGATGAATTCTCAAGGTAAGGTGTGCGAAGCTTCTGGAATGAATATTTTTATAGTCAGAGAAGGACAAATTATCACTCCTGGTGCGGATCAAGATATTTTGGAAGGAATTACTAGAAATAGCATTTTGCAATTAGCGAAAGATTTGGGAATTCCCATTATAGAAAGAGCAGTTGATAAGTCAGAGTTGTTTATTGCTGATGAAGTGTTTCTCAGTGGAACTGCTGCTAAGGTTACGCCCGTGAAAAGGGTTGAAAATTATGAATTGCCTAACAATAGACCGATTACTGAAAAGTTAAAAGAAAAGTTGACGGCGATTACCGAAAATCGCGATCCTAATTACAGTCATTGGGTCTATCCGATTGCTTTGAATGATTAGCGATCGGGCGTGGTGTATTGGCTGGTGTCAAATAATATCATTAATGGGGTGGTGCGTTACGCTGTGGCTAACGCACCCTACGAAGAGGGGATTTTTTACCGCAGATGAAGAAAGATGAACGCAGATAAGAAAGGGATTTTTCGCTTAAAGCTGTCTTTACAGTATGTTTTGACGATCGCAAAATCTCTTCATCTAAAATCGATCGAGTGTCGATCGCACCGGAAAATTTTCGAGTCATAATGTTATTTAGATTACACCATTTCACTGTATACCCAATTAATCTTTGTCTTACGTGTCTAGTCAAACTGCTACTACCTTGCTGACTCTTACCGTTGCCCCAAGCCAAGTAATTAGAGGTTCTCTAGCCCAATGTGGTCAAGCGATTGCCCGGTTGGGTTGCCGTCCCTTGGTAGTGGGGGGCGATCGATCTTTGACAGTAATCCGATCGCCATTGCAACCGATCCTGGAACACCATCAACTAAGCGCTGCCTTTACCTCCTACAGCCCGGATTGCAGCGAAGCCAGTCTTGCATCTCTGAGAAATAAGGTACAAGAACATCAAGCAGATTTCATCATCGGTGTAGGTGGCGGAAAAGCTTTAGATACAGCTAAATTGTTAGCTTACCAGTGTCACTTACCGATCGCTACGATACCTACTTCCGGTGCGACTTGCGCGGCTTGGACAGCCCTTTCTAATATATATACCGATCGGGGAGCATATCTCTACGATGTTCCTCTCGATCGCTGTCCGGATTTACTAATTCTCGATTACAGTTTGATTGAATCTGCGCCGCAGCGCACTT
Proteins encoded in this window:
- a CDS encoding branched-chain amino acid transaminase, giving the protein MNDNFLPIAYFQNKFVPFEDAKISIATHALHYGTGAFGGLRGIPDPQNPQQILLFRLDRHCKRLSDSAKYLRLDLPAEKIQQIIVDFVKKNQPQKSFYIRPFVYTSDLGIAPRLHKIEKDFFVYGLELGDYLSAEGVSCRISSWYRQEDRSFPLRGKISGAYITSSLAKTEAVDSGFDEAILMNSQGKVCEASGMNIFIVREGQIITPGADQDILEGITRNSILQLAKDLGIPIIERAVDKSELFIADEVFLSGTAAKVTPVKRVENYELPNNRPITEKLKEKLTAITENRDPNYSHWVYPIALND
- a CDS encoding Ycf51 family protein, whose amino-acid sequence is MISTAEFFQASQWAGIATVGFAALAVLGFVLKWGIRFRLVGVTGFMGVLTGGLFALGLGLFTHTTIPGAVHYSVIYDNGASLAAIAIPANITDTELDATLRQAAADLFSYGRLGQPGNQLTIRARAITHPKPGVSKPLYLGEATQALGNRDRQDLAIKIYQENLAQLPKPTA
- a CDS encoding SUF system NifU family Fe-S cluster assembly protein is translated as MTLGNLRDLYQQVILEHYKKPKHKGKTNPVHRYQKGHNPSCGDTIELTLQLNEAQDTIVDAKFEGEGCAISMASADLMADALRGKSVTQALEMVECFQGMMKGEAEFPKEMRKLNVMQGVAQFPVRIKCANLTWHALKAALQSANSKQPDEFVSNE